A portion of the Ailuropoda melanoleuca isolate Jingjing chromosome 18, ASM200744v2, whole genome shotgun sequence genome contains these proteins:
- the LOC100471064 gene encoding zinc finger protein 596-like encodes MESSLQEGSLWGQPSEEQSQEPLTILSALISSKEQESVTFKDVAIDLTQEEWTLMDRSQRKLYIDVMLENITHLVSVGCQFFQSDVISQWEQGGELWREDRGFAQGWNPGLENSHKKEETISMQDIFKEDPSNYNIIQKYHSGEDPFEHIGYGEVFTQTYPLTQHVLTHTGQRPYKWNECGKHFNHRSDLYRHQKTYMEAKPYKCNQCEKCFHNRRKLCIHQRIHTGEKPYKCDECGKNFSRNSHLRSHKITHTGENPFVCNQCGSHFRYFSSLTRHKHIHSGQKPYECHLCGKAFVQSSYLKQHERTHTGEKPYKCLLCGKAFVTSSNLREHERTHTGEKPYKCHLCGKAFVQSSCFRQHERTHTGEKPYKCHLCGKAFITSSCLKKHERTHTGEKPYKCLLCGKAFVTSSNLREHERTHTGEKPYKCPLCEKAFVTSSNLREHERTHTGEKPYKCHLCGKAFVTSSCLREHERTHTGEKPYKCPLCGKGFVTSSCLRKHERTHTGEKPYKCPLCGKAFVTSSNLREHERTHTGENPYKCPLCGKAFVESSNLKELERTHAGENPYKCPLCGKAFVTSSCL; translated from the exons ATGGAGAGCTCGCTGCAAGAGGGATCCCTCTGGGGCCAGCCTTCAGAAGAGCAGTCTCAGGAGCCCCTCACCATACTGTCTGCCCTGATATCTTCTAAAGAACAA GAATCTGTGACCTTCAAAGATGTAGCCATAGACTTAACCCAGGAGGAGTGGACCCTGATGGACAGGTCCCAGAGGAAGCTGTACATtgatgtgatgctggagaacaTCACTCATCTGGTCTCCGTGG GCTGTCAGTTCTTCCAGTCAGATGTGATTTCCCAGTGGGAGCAAGGAGGCGAGCTGTGGAGGGAAGACAGAGGATTTGCCCAAGGCTGGAATCCAG GCTTGGAAAACAGCcataagaaggaagaaacaatatCTATGCAAGATATCTTCAAGGAGGACCCGTCTAACTACAACATAATA CAAAAATATCACTCAGGAGAAGACCCCTTTGAACATATTGGGTATGGTGAAGTTTTCACTCAAACGTACCCATTGACTCAACATGTCTTAACTCACACTGGACAGAGACCCTATAAATGGAATGAATGTGGAAAACATTTCAATCATAGAAGCGACCTTTATAGACACCAGAAAACGTACATGGAAGCAAAACCTTATAAATGTAATCAGTGTGAGAAGTGCTTCCATAATAGAAGGAAGCTTTGCATACACCAGAGAATTCACACgggagagaaaccctataaatgtgATGAATGTGGAAAAAACTTCAGTCGAAACTCTCACCTTCGTTCCCATAAAATAACTCACACAGGAGAGAATCCGTTTGTCTGTAATCAGTGTGGGAGTCACTTCaggtatttttcatctttaactaGACATAAGCATATTCATTCTGGACAGAAGCCTTATGAATGTCATCTCTGTGGGAAAGCCTTTGTTCAGAGTTCTTACCTTAAACAACATGAGagaactcacactggagagaaaccatataaatgtCTTCTATGTGGAAAAGCCTTTGTTACAAGCTCTAATCTTAGAGAACACGAGagaactcacactggagagaaaccgtATAAATGTCACCTATGTGGAAAAGCCTTtgttcaaagctcttgttttaGACAACATGAGagaactcacactggagagaaaccatataaatgtCATCTATGTGGAAAAGCCTTTATTACAAGCTCTTGTCTTAAAAAACATGAGAGAacccacactggagagaaaccatataaatgtCTTCTATGTGGAAAAGCCTTTGTTACAAGCTCTAATCTTAGAGAACATGAGagaactcacactggagagaaaccatataaatgtCCTCTATGTGAAAAAGCCTTTGTTACAAGCTCTAATCTTAGAGAACATGAAAgaactcatactggagagaaaccatataaatgtCATCTGTGTGGAAAAGCCTTTGTTACAAGCTCTTGTCTTAGAGAACATGAGagaactcacactggagagaaaccatataaatgtCCTTTATGTGGAAAAGGCTTTGTTACAAGCTCTTGTCTTAGAAAACATGAGAGAacccacactggagagaaaccatataaatgtCCTCTATGTGGAAAAGCCTTCGTTACAAGCTCTAATCTTAGAGAACATGAGAgaactcatactggagagaaCCCCTACAAATGTCCTCTGTGTGGAAAAGCTTTTGTTGAGAGCTCTAATCTTAAAGAACTTGAGAGAACTCATGCTGGAGAGAACCCATATAAATGTCCTCTTTGTGGAAAAGCCTTTGTTACGagctcttgcctttga